One genomic window of Elaeis guineensis isolate ETL-2024a chromosome 2, EG11, whole genome shotgun sequence includes the following:
- the LOC105033681 gene encoding F-box/LRR-repeat protein At3g48880, with protein MKNKKGWEEMDMDCLVNIFQRLGLEDLTIGVPFVCKSWHQASLDPLCWRVLDLEPLDFMPWSKFTKRFMMHYSVHHFSFTGFMRLVAMRSHGSAIELRFPLLFGASMHDLFYASSECPGLKKVVMPNLLLEDEVHIPELVAKWKELELLEIQSKPASFLEMVAQISLNCENFVGLRMLGSIKKDDALAIVRLLPKVKYLCFDKSYLPKEQLLMLMDGCKELERFSVKDCIGFEADEEVMKKGLGIKFFECEGSKLFDDSGYDTDECDPLYVHVI; from the exons atgaagaataagaagggatGGGAGGAGATGGACATGGATTGCCTGGTTAACATCTTCCAAAGGCTCGGCCTCGAGGACCTGACCATCGGCGTGCCCTTCGTGTGCAAGTCCTGGCATCAAGCCTCCCTCGATCCCCTCTGCTGGAGAGTGCTCGACTTGGAGCCATTGGATTTCATGCCCTGGAGCAAATTCACAAAGAGATTCATGATGCACTACTCTGTGCACCATTTTTCCTTCACTGGCTTCATGAGACTGGTCGCCATGCGGAGCCATGGATCGGCCATCGAGCTCCGATTCCCTCTGCTCTTCGGTGCGTCGATGCATGACTTGTTCTATGCTTCATCCGA ATGTCCAGGGCTAAAGAAGGTTGTCATGCCAAACTTGTTGTTGGAAGATGAGGTGCACATTCCTGAGCTCGTAGCGAAATGGAAGGAGCTCGAATTGCTCGAGATCCAATCGAAGCCAGCTTCGTTCTTGGAGATGGTCGCACAAATCAGTCTTAACTGCGAGAATTTTGTCGGCCTGAGGATGCTTGGGTCCATCAAGAAGGATGATGCATTAGCTATTGTCAGGCTCCTTCCAAAGGTGAAGTACTTGTGTTTTGACAAGTCTTACCTGCCCAAGGAGCAGTTGTTGATGCTTATGGATGGATGTAAAGAATTGGAGAGATTCAGTGTCAAGGATTGTATTGGTTTTGAGGCTGATGAGGAGGTTATGAAGAAGGGTTTGGGGATCAAATTTTTTGAGTGCGAGGGTTCTAAGCTATTTGATGATTCTGGTTATGACACTGATGAGTGTGATCCACTCTATGTACATGTTATATGA